One Erpetoichthys calabaricus chromosome 8, fErpCal1.3, whole genome shotgun sequence DNA segment encodes these proteins:
- the chd5 gene encoding chromodomain-helicase-DNA-binding protein 5 isoform X4 — protein MPGSVSNENDGQEMDVEEEIPDEEDDSLEVDPPPLRALEGFFTQQDPLKTKRKKKHQKLKEAKMLKMRKRRNEGVDSEDEMSECDEELLEKSDSEGSDYISIKRKRKKSKEKKEKLSKRRKKEEDEEDDDDSTMREPKSSSQLMEEWGLEDVDYPFSAEDYRTLTNYKAFSQFLRPLIAKKNPKIPMSKMMTVLGAKWREFSANNPFKGTSAAAAAAAVAAAVETVSVATPISVSSLTLPVQPGPVRKAKTKEGKGPGARKKSKNVKESKKKGKGKKLRMRLPFGAKKKRDSSSDEEDSDFDNASIHSASIRSDISVVQKKSHKGRKKKKTKEGDGYETDHQDYCEVCQQGGEIILCDTCPRAYHLVCLDPELEKAPEGKWSCPHCEKEGIQWEPKEEEEEEEGGEEEDDDHMEFCRVCKDGGELLCCDTCPSSYHIHCLNPPLPEIPNGEWLCPRCTCPPLKGKVQRILHWKWVEPSISLEMSLDQECESSDPTSKPLLKGRPERELLVKWSGLSYWHCSWVKELQLELYHTVMYRNYQRKNDMDEPPPFDYGSGEEDVKSEKRKSKDPKYAKMEEQFFRYGIKPEWMIIHRILSHSFDKKGDVHYLIKWRDLPYDQSTWEVDDFKIPEYENFKQAYWNHRELMLGDEDRPESINKDEKLEKPPETPTVDPTIKFDKQSWYINSTGGTLHPYQLEGLNWLRFSWAQGTDTILADEMGLGKTVQTIVFLYSLYKEGHSKGPYLVSAPLSTIINWEREFEMWAPDFYVVTYTGDKDSRAVIRENEFSFENNAMRTGRKVFRMKRETKIKFHVLLTSYELITIDQAILGSIDWACLVVDEAHRLKNNQSKFFRVLSGYKIYYKLLLTGTPLQNNLEELFHLLNFLTPERFNNLEGFLEEFADISKEDQIKKLHDLLGPHMLRRLKADVFKNMPAKTELIVRVELSPMQKKYYKFILTRNFEALNSKGGGNQVSLLNIMMDLKKCCNHPYLFPVAAVEAPVLPNGSYDGNLLVRSSGKLTLLQKMLKKLKDEGHRVLIFSQMTKMLDLLEDFLEYEGYKYERIDGGITGGLRQEAIDRFNAPGAQQFCFLLSTRAGGLGINLATADTVIIYDSDWNPHNDIQAFSRAHRIGQNKKVMIYRFVTRASVEERITQVAKRKMMLTHLVVRPGLGSKTGSMSKQELDDILKFGTEELFKDDVEGSRANGDSKDGEEGSVIHYDDNAISKLLDRSQDATDDTELQNMNEYLSSFKVAQYVVREEDGEEEVQREIIKQEENVDPDYWEKLLRHHYEQQQEDLARNLGKGKRIRKQVNYNDASQEDQEWQDDLSENQSEYSIGSEDEDEDFEERPEGGRRQSRRQLKSDRDKPLPPLLARVGGNIEVLGFNARQRKAFLNAIMRWGMPPQDAFNSHWLVRDLRGKSEKEFRAYVSLFMRHLCEPGADGAETFADGVPREGLSRQHVLTRIGVMSLVRKKVQEFEHINGKYSTPDLIPEGAEVKKLLEGLSSDPNTPVPASPAATQPGTPLSAEKPEGSLGPAEEKEQAEQEGKKMPEQEIPTSSESSPGTEKPTETEESKDNLKEDSVTPECEKQEPGAEHPDVKGETLKDSERYTDRLEGDHVQSRNDEKEPRAEEEEPLKAEESLESLQNGEKEVKEDDDVRKDEKNGKIKFMFNIADGGFTELHTLWQNEERAAISSGKIYDIWHRRHDYWLLAGIVTHGYARWQDIQNDPRYTILNEPFKSEVHKGNYLEMKNKFLARRFKLLEQALVIEEQLRRAAYLNMTQDPSHPAMALNARFSEVECLAESHQHLSKESLAGNKPANAVLHKVLNQLEELLSDMKADVTRLPSMLSRIPPVAARLQMSERSILSRLTNRSNEPTPQVPWW, from the exons ACCTCTCATTGCCAAGAAGAACCCCAAGATACCAATGTCTAAGATGATGACAGTTCTTGGAGCAAAATGGCGAGAGTTTAGTGCAAACAACCCCTTCAAAGGTACttctgcagctgcagctgctgctgcagTTGCTGCTGCTGTAGAAACAGTCTCGGTGGCAACTCCCATATCAGTCAGCTCCTTGACGCTGCCTGTTCAACCTGGACCAGTTAGGAAAGCTAAAACCAAGGAAGGCAAAG GTCCAGgtgcaagaaaaaaaagcaaaaatgtaaaagaaagcaaaaagaaaggaaaaggcaaGAAGCTTAGAATGAGGCTGCCATTTGGAGCCAAAAAGAAAAGAGATTCTTCG AGTGATGAAGAAGACTCTGATTTCGATAATGCCAGCATTCACAGTGCCTCCATTCGATCAGATATATCTGTAGTCCAGAAAAAGAGTCATAAaggcagaaagaagaaaaaaa CTAAAGAAGGAGATGGATATGAGACTGACCACCAGGATTATTGTGAAGTCTGCCAGCAAGGTGGTGAAATCATCCTCTGTGATACCTGTCCACGGGCATACCATTTAGTTTGCCTAGATCCTGAACTGGAAAAAGCACCTGAGGGCAAATGGAGTTGCCCACACTGT GAAAAAGAAGGCATTCAGTGGGAGccaaaagaggaagaggaagaagaggaaggtggagaggaagaggatgatgaTCATATGGAGTTCTGTCGAGTGTGTAAAGATGGAGGCGAGCTGCTGTGCTGTGATACTTGCCCATCATCTTACCACATCCATTGCTTGAATCCTCCACTGCCAGAGATACCTAATGGGGAGTGGCTCTGCCCACGCTGCACA TGTCCACCACTGAAAGGCAAGGTACAGCGGATCCTTCACTGGAAATGGGTAGAGCCCTCCATTTCACTAGAGATGTCTCTGGACCAAGAATGCGAGTCTTCTGATCCAACATCAAAACCACTACTGAAGGGGCGACCTGAGAGGGAGTTGCTTGTTAAGTGGTCCGGCTTGTCATACTGGCATTGCTCCTGGGTCAAAGAACTGCAG CTGGAGCTCTATCACACAGTAATGTACCGAAACTACCAAAGGAAAAATGACATGGATGAACCACCTCCATTTGACTATGGCTCAGGAGAAGAGGATGTGAAGAGTGAGAAGAGGAAAAGTAAGGACCCTAAATATGCAAAAATGGAAGAACAGTTCTTTCGCTATGGCATCAAACCTGAATGGATGATAATTCACCGAATCTTGAGCCATAG ctTTGATAAGAAAGGAGATGTCCACTACCTGATTAAATGGAGAGATCTTCCCTATGACCAGAGCACCTGGGAAGTTGATGACTTTAAAATACCTGAGTATGAGAACTTCAAGCAGGCTTACTGGAATCACAG AGAACTTATGTTAGGGGATGAGGACCGACCTGAGAGTATAAACAAAGATGAGAAGCTTGAGAAGCCCCCAGAAACACCCACAGTGGAT CCCACAATTAAGTTTGATAAGCAATCCTGGTACATCAACTCCACTGGAGGCACCCTACATCCTTATCAGCTTGAGGGGCTGAATTGGTTACGCTTCTCTTGGGCCCAGGGTACCGATACCATCCTTGCAGATGAAATGGGTTTGGGAAAGACTGTACAGACCATTGTATTTCTGTACTCTCTCTACAAAGAG GGTCATTCAAAGGGACCTTACCTTGTAAGTGCCCCACTGTCCACCATTATTAACTGGGAACGTGAATTTGAGATGTGGGCACCTGATTTCTACGTAGTGACATACACTGGAGACAAGGATAGTCGTGCTGTAATCAGAGAAAATGAATTCTCATTTGAAAATAATGCCATGAGGACTGGACGAAAGGTTTTTCGCATGAAG agggaaactaaaattaaattccatGTTCTTCTGACATCGTATGAGCTGATAACTATTGATCAGGCTATCTTGGGATCAATTGACTGGGCCTGTTTAGTAGTGGATGAGGCTCACCGCCTCAAAAACAACCAGTCCAAG TTCTTTCGTGTTTTGAGTGGatataaaatttattacaaactGCTGCTTACTGGTACACCGCTGCAGAACAACCTGGAAGAACTATTCCACCTACTGAACTTCCTGACACCTGAGAGATTCAA CAATCTTGAGGGCTTCCTGGAAGAATTTGCAGACATATCAAAGGAGGATCAGATCAAAAAGCTGCATGATCTACTTGGACCACATATGTTGCGGAGACTGAAGGCTGATGTCTTCAAGAACATGCCAGCCAAGACTGAGCTGATAGTGCGTGTCGAACTCAGTCCCATGCAAAA AAAGTATTACAAGTTCATTCTGACCCGAAACTTTGAGGCACTCAACTCCAAAGGAGGTGGAAATCAGGTGTCACTACTGAATATTATGATGGATCTGAAGAAGTGTTGTAATCACCCTTATCTTTTTCCTGTGGCTGCAGTG GAAGCTCCTGTGTTACCCAATGGCTCATATGATGGGAATCTACTTGTTCGGTCTTCTGGAAAGCTTACCCTTTTGCAGAAGATGCTGAAGAAACTTAAAGATGAAGGTCATAGGGTCCTTATCTTTTCCCAG ATGACAAAGATGCTTGATCTTTTGGAGGACTTTCTTGAATATGAAGGATACAAATATGAGAGAATAGATGGTGGTATTACTGGGGGTCTGCGCCAGGAGGCTATCGATCGATTCAATG CTCCAGGAGCCCAGCAGTTCTGCTTCCTGTTGTCCACTCGTGCCGGAGGCCTGGGAATTAACCTAGCAACGGCCGACACGGTCATCATCTATGACTCAGATTGGAACCCTCACAATGACATTCAA GCATTCAGCCGTGCACACAGGATTGGACAAAACAAGAAAGTGATGATCTATCGGTTTGTGACTCGTGCCTCGGTGGAAGAGCGCATCACACAGGTGGCCAAACGAAAGATGATGCTGACGCATCTAGTGGTGCGGCCTGGCCTGGGGTCCAAGACTGGCTCTATGTCCAAGCAGGAACTGGATGACATTCTGAAGTTTGGGACAGAGGAGCTTTTCAAAGATGATGTAGAGGGTTCTCGGGCAAACG GGGACAGTAAGGATGGTGAGGAGGGCAGCGTAATCCACTATGATGACAACGCCATCTCCAAACTGTTGGACCGCAGCCAGGATGCCACTGATGACACAGAGTTACAGAATATGAATGAGTATCTGAGTTCTTTTAAAGTGGCGCAGTACGTGGTGCGTGAGGAAGATGGCGAG GAAGAGGTGCAACGGGAGATTATAAAGCAGGAGGAGAACGTTGACCCAGATTACTGGGAAAAGCTGTTGCGGCATCATTATGAGCAGCAGCAGGAGGACCTCGCTCGCAACCTCGGGAAAGGAAAGCGCATTCGCAAGCAGGTCAACTATAACGATGCCTCACAAGAGGATCAAG AATGGCAGGATGACCTCTCAGAAAATCAATCAGAGTACTCCATTGGGTCGGAAGATGAAGATGAGGATTTTGAAGAGCGGCCAGAAG GGGGACGCAGACAGTCACGAAGGCAACTGAAGAGTGACCGTGACAAACCATTACCTCCTCTGTTGGCCCGTGTTGGGGGAAACATAGAG GTACTTGGTTTCAATGCTCGGCAAAGGAAGGCCTTCTTGAATGCCATCATGAGGTGGGGGATGCCTCCCCAGGACGCCTTCAACTCCCACTGGTTGGTGAGAGATCTGCGTGGCAAGAGCGAGAAGGAGTTCAG AGCCTATGTCTCACTCTTCATGCGACATCTCTGTGAACCTGGAGCCGACGGTGCGGAGACCTTTGCAGATGGTGTTCCACGGGAAGGCTTGTCTCGGCAGCACGTATTGACTCGCATTGGAGTCATGTCTCTTGTTCGCAAAAAG GTGCAGGAGTTTGAACATATCAATGGGAAATACAGCACCCCAGACCTCATCCCGGAGGGTGCAGAAGTGAAGAAGCTTTTGGAGGGCCTTTCGTCAGACCCCAATACCCCAGTGCCTGCGAGCCCTGCTGCTACCCAGCCAGGAACCCCCCTTTCAGCTG AAAAACCTGAAGGATCGTTAGGACCAGCAGAGGAGAAGGAGCAAGCAGAGCAGGAAGGAAAAAAGATGCCAGAACAGGAG ATTCCCACAAGCAGCGAGTCGTCTCCTGGTACAGAGAAACCCACGGAAACGGAAGAAAGTAAAGACAATTTAAAGGAGGACAGCGTCACACCAGAATGTGAAAAGCAAGAGCCAGGAGCAGAGCATCCAGATGTCAAAG GGGAGACTCTCAAGGACAGTGAAAGGTATACTGACAGGTTAGAAGGTGACCACGTGCAGAGCAGAAATGATGAGAAAGAACCAAGAGCAG AGGAGGAGGAGCCCTTGAAGGCCGAAGAGTCTCTTGAAAGTCTACAGAATGGTGAGAAGGAGGTGAAGGAAGATGACGACGTCAGGAAAGATGAGAAGAACGGCAAGATCAAGTTCATGTTTAACATCGCGGATGGTGGATTTACAG AGCtgcacacattatggcagaatgagGAACGCGCAGCCATCTCTTCAGGGAAAATATACGATATCTGGCATCGACGACACGACTACTGGCTCCTAGCAGGGATTGTCAC GCATGGGTATGCCCGCTGGCAGGATATCCAGAATGACCCTCGTTACACCATTTTAAATGAGCCGTTCAAGTCTGAGGTACACAAAGGCAACTATctggaaatgaaaaataaatttctcGCACGTAGATTTAAG CTCCTAGAGCAAGCCCTGGTGATTGAGGAGCAGCTAAGAAGAGCCGCCTACCTCAACATGACACAGGATCCCAGCCATCCGGCAATGGCGCTAAATGCCCGCTTCTCCGAGGTAGAATGCTTGGCCGAAAGCCACCAGCACCTGTCTAAGGAATCCCTGGCTGGGAACAAACCAGCCAATGCAGTACTGCATAAAG TTCTTAACCAGCTGGAGGAGCTCCTCAGTGACATGAAGGCCGACGTGACTCGTCTGCCGTCCATGCTGTCCCGGATCCCACCCGTAGCAGCCCGTCTTCAGATGTCTGAACGAAGTATTCTGAGTCGCCTGACCAACCGTAGCAATGAGCCGACCCCGCAG GTTCCATGGTGGTGA
- the chd5 gene encoding chromodomain-helicase-DNA-binding protein 5 isoform X1, whose protein sequence is MPGSVSNENDGQEMDVEEEIPDEEDDSLEVDPPPLRALEGFFTQQDPLKTKRKKKHQKLKEAKMLKMRKRRNEGVDSEDEMSECDEELLEKSDSEGSDYISIKRKRKKSKEKKEKLSKRRKKEEDEEDDDDSTMREPKSSSQLMEEWGLEDVDYPFSAEDYRTLTNYKAFSQFLRPLIAKKNPKIPMSKMMTVLGAKWREFSANNPFKGTSAAAAAAAVAAAVETVSVATPISVSSLTLPVQPGPVRKAKTKEGKGPGARKKSKNVKESKKKGKGKKLRMRLPFGAKKKRDSSSDEEDSDFDNASIHSASIRSDISVVQKKSHKGRKKKKTKEGDGYETDHQDYCEVCQQGGEIILCDTCPRAYHLVCLDPELEKAPEGKWSCPHCEKEGIQWEPKEEEEEEEGGEEEDDDHMEFCRVCKDGGELLCCDTCPSSYHIHCLNPPLPEIPNGEWLCPRCTCPPLKGKVQRILHWKWVEPSISLEMSLDQECESSDPTSKPLLKGRPERELLVKWSGLSYWHCSWVKELQLELYHTVMYRNYQRKNDMDEPPPFDYGSGEEDVKSEKRKSKDPKYAKMEEQFFRYGIKPEWMIIHRILSHSFDKKGDVHYLIKWRDLPYDQSTWEVDDFKIPEYENFKQAYWNHRELMLGDEDRPESINKDEKLEKPPETPTVDPTIKFDKQSWYINSTGGTLHPYQLEGLNWLRFSWAQGTDTILADEMGLGKTVQTIVFLYSLYKEGHSKGPYLVSAPLSTIINWEREFEMWAPDFYVVTYTGDKDSRAVIRENEFSFENNAMRTGRKVFRMKRETKIKFHVLLTSYELITIDQAILGSIDWACLVVDEAHRLKNNQSKFFRVLSGYKIYYKLLLTGTPLQNNLEELFHLLNFLTPERFNNLEGFLEEFADISKEDQIKKLHDLLGPHMLRRLKADVFKNMPAKTELIVRVELSPMQKKYYKFILTRNFEALNSKGGGNQVSLLNIMMDLKKCCNHPYLFPVAAVEAPVLPNGSYDGNLLVRSSGKLTLLQKMLKKLKDEGHRVLIFSQMTKMLDLLEDFLEYEGYKYERIDGGITGGLRQEAIDRFNAPGAQQFCFLLSTRAGGLGINLATADTVIIYDSDWNPHNDIQAFSRAHRIGQNKKVMIYRFVTRASVEERITQVAKRKMMLTHLVVRPGLGSKTGSMSKQELDDILKFGTEELFKDDVEGSRANGDSKDGEEGSVIHYDDNAISKLLDRSQDATDDTELQNMNEYLSSFKVAQYVVREEDGEEEVQREIIKQEENVDPDYWEKLLRHHYEQQQEDLARNLGKGKRIRKQVNYNDASQEDQEWQDDLSENQSEYSIGSEDEDEDFEERPEGGRRQSRRQLKSDRDKPLPPLLARVGGNIEVLGFNARQRKAFLNAIMRWGMPPQDAFNSHWLVRDLRGKSEKEFRAYVSLFMRHLCEPGADGAETFADGVPREGLSRQHVLTRIGVMSLVRKKVQEFEHINGKYSTPDLIPEGAEVKKLLEGLSSDPNTPVPASPAATQPGTPLSAEKPEGSLGPAEEKEQAEQEGKKMPEQEIPTSSESSPGTEKPTETEESKDNLKEDSVTPECEKQEPGAEHPDVKGETLKDSERYTDRLEGDHVQSRNDEKEPRAEEEEPLKAEESLESLQNGEKEVKEDDDVRKDEKNGKIKFMFNIADGGFTELHTLWQNEERAAISSGKIYDIWHRRHDYWLLAGIVTHGYARWQDIQNDPRYTILNEPFKSEVHKGNYLEMKNKFLARRFKLLEQALVIEEQLRRAAYLNMTQDPSHPAMALNARFSEVECLAESHQHLSKESLAGNKPANAVLHKVLNQLEELLSDMKADVTRLPSMLSRIPPVAARLQMSERSILSRLTNRSNEPTPQPFTQGSYGCSQMYGNSFGPNFQSSAAGGIVNYSQMPLGPYVAASANGPPQAHSEKKPCELVKESSMAERKGGKASDVICIED, encoded by the exons ACCTCTCATTGCCAAGAAGAACCCCAAGATACCAATGTCTAAGATGATGACAGTTCTTGGAGCAAAATGGCGAGAGTTTAGTGCAAACAACCCCTTCAAAGGTACttctgcagctgcagctgctgctgcagTTGCTGCTGCTGTAGAAACAGTCTCGGTGGCAACTCCCATATCAGTCAGCTCCTTGACGCTGCCTGTTCAACCTGGACCAGTTAGGAAAGCTAAAACCAAGGAAGGCAAAG GTCCAGgtgcaagaaaaaaaagcaaaaatgtaaaagaaagcaaaaagaaaggaaaaggcaaGAAGCTTAGAATGAGGCTGCCATTTGGAGCCAAAAAGAAAAGAGATTCTTCG AGTGATGAAGAAGACTCTGATTTCGATAATGCCAGCATTCACAGTGCCTCCATTCGATCAGATATATCTGTAGTCCAGAAAAAGAGTCATAAaggcagaaagaagaaaaaaa CTAAAGAAGGAGATGGATATGAGACTGACCACCAGGATTATTGTGAAGTCTGCCAGCAAGGTGGTGAAATCATCCTCTGTGATACCTGTCCACGGGCATACCATTTAGTTTGCCTAGATCCTGAACTGGAAAAAGCACCTGAGGGCAAATGGAGTTGCCCACACTGT GAAAAAGAAGGCATTCAGTGGGAGccaaaagaggaagaggaagaagaggaaggtggagaggaagaggatgatgaTCATATGGAGTTCTGTCGAGTGTGTAAAGATGGAGGCGAGCTGCTGTGCTGTGATACTTGCCCATCATCTTACCACATCCATTGCTTGAATCCTCCACTGCCAGAGATACCTAATGGGGAGTGGCTCTGCCCACGCTGCACA TGTCCACCACTGAAAGGCAAGGTACAGCGGATCCTTCACTGGAAATGGGTAGAGCCCTCCATTTCACTAGAGATGTCTCTGGACCAAGAATGCGAGTCTTCTGATCCAACATCAAAACCACTACTGAAGGGGCGACCTGAGAGGGAGTTGCTTGTTAAGTGGTCCGGCTTGTCATACTGGCATTGCTCCTGGGTCAAAGAACTGCAG CTGGAGCTCTATCACACAGTAATGTACCGAAACTACCAAAGGAAAAATGACATGGATGAACCACCTCCATTTGACTATGGCTCAGGAGAAGAGGATGTGAAGAGTGAGAAGAGGAAAAGTAAGGACCCTAAATATGCAAAAATGGAAGAACAGTTCTTTCGCTATGGCATCAAACCTGAATGGATGATAATTCACCGAATCTTGAGCCATAG ctTTGATAAGAAAGGAGATGTCCACTACCTGATTAAATGGAGAGATCTTCCCTATGACCAGAGCACCTGGGAAGTTGATGACTTTAAAATACCTGAGTATGAGAACTTCAAGCAGGCTTACTGGAATCACAG AGAACTTATGTTAGGGGATGAGGACCGACCTGAGAGTATAAACAAAGATGAGAAGCTTGAGAAGCCCCCAGAAACACCCACAGTGGAT CCCACAATTAAGTTTGATAAGCAATCCTGGTACATCAACTCCACTGGAGGCACCCTACATCCTTATCAGCTTGAGGGGCTGAATTGGTTACGCTTCTCTTGGGCCCAGGGTACCGATACCATCCTTGCAGATGAAATGGGTTTGGGAAAGACTGTACAGACCATTGTATTTCTGTACTCTCTCTACAAAGAG GGTCATTCAAAGGGACCTTACCTTGTAAGTGCCCCACTGTCCACCATTATTAACTGGGAACGTGAATTTGAGATGTGGGCACCTGATTTCTACGTAGTGACATACACTGGAGACAAGGATAGTCGTGCTGTAATCAGAGAAAATGAATTCTCATTTGAAAATAATGCCATGAGGACTGGACGAAAGGTTTTTCGCATGAAG agggaaactaaaattaaattccatGTTCTTCTGACATCGTATGAGCTGATAACTATTGATCAGGCTATCTTGGGATCAATTGACTGGGCCTGTTTAGTAGTGGATGAGGCTCACCGCCTCAAAAACAACCAGTCCAAG TTCTTTCGTGTTTTGAGTGGatataaaatttattacaaactGCTGCTTACTGGTACACCGCTGCAGAACAACCTGGAAGAACTATTCCACCTACTGAACTTCCTGACACCTGAGAGATTCAA CAATCTTGAGGGCTTCCTGGAAGAATTTGCAGACATATCAAAGGAGGATCAGATCAAAAAGCTGCATGATCTACTTGGACCACATATGTTGCGGAGACTGAAGGCTGATGTCTTCAAGAACATGCCAGCCAAGACTGAGCTGATAGTGCGTGTCGAACTCAGTCCCATGCAAAA AAAGTATTACAAGTTCATTCTGACCCGAAACTTTGAGGCACTCAACTCCAAAGGAGGTGGAAATCAGGTGTCACTACTGAATATTATGATGGATCTGAAGAAGTGTTGTAATCACCCTTATCTTTTTCCTGTGGCTGCAGTG GAAGCTCCTGTGTTACCCAATGGCTCATATGATGGGAATCTACTTGTTCGGTCTTCTGGAAAGCTTACCCTTTTGCAGAAGATGCTGAAGAAACTTAAAGATGAAGGTCATAGGGTCCTTATCTTTTCCCAG ATGACAAAGATGCTTGATCTTTTGGAGGACTTTCTTGAATATGAAGGATACAAATATGAGAGAATAGATGGTGGTATTACTGGGGGTCTGCGCCAGGAGGCTATCGATCGATTCAATG CTCCAGGAGCCCAGCAGTTCTGCTTCCTGTTGTCCACTCGTGCCGGAGGCCTGGGAATTAACCTAGCAACGGCCGACACGGTCATCATCTATGACTCAGATTGGAACCCTCACAATGACATTCAA GCATTCAGCCGTGCACACAGGATTGGACAAAACAAGAAAGTGATGATCTATCGGTTTGTGACTCGTGCCTCGGTGGAAGAGCGCATCACACAGGTGGCCAAACGAAAGATGATGCTGACGCATCTAGTGGTGCGGCCTGGCCTGGGGTCCAAGACTGGCTCTATGTCCAAGCAGGAACTGGATGACATTCTGAAGTTTGGGACAGAGGAGCTTTTCAAAGATGATGTAGAGGGTTCTCGGGCAAACG GGGACAGTAAGGATGGTGAGGAGGGCAGCGTAATCCACTATGATGACAACGCCATCTCCAAACTGTTGGACCGCAGCCAGGATGCCACTGATGACACAGAGTTACAGAATATGAATGAGTATCTGAGTTCTTTTAAAGTGGCGCAGTACGTGGTGCGTGAGGAAGATGGCGAG GAAGAGGTGCAACGGGAGATTATAAAGCAGGAGGAGAACGTTGACCCAGATTACTGGGAAAAGCTGTTGCGGCATCATTATGAGCAGCAGCAGGAGGACCTCGCTCGCAACCTCGGGAAAGGAAAGCGCATTCGCAAGCAGGTCAACTATAACGATGCCTCACAAGAGGATCAAG AATGGCAGGATGACCTCTCAGAAAATCAATCAGAGTACTCCATTGGGTCGGAAGATGAAGATGAGGATTTTGAAGAGCGGCCAGAAG GGGGACGCAGACAGTCACGAAGGCAACTGAAGAGTGACCGTGACAAACCATTACCTCCTCTGTTGGCCCGTGTTGGGGGAAACATAGAG GTACTTGGTTTCAATGCTCGGCAAAGGAAGGCCTTCTTGAATGCCATCATGAGGTGGGGGATGCCTCCCCAGGACGCCTTCAACTCCCACTGGTTGGTGAGAGATCTGCGTGGCAAGAGCGAGAAGGAGTTCAG AGCCTATGTCTCACTCTTCATGCGACATCTCTGTGAACCTGGAGCCGACGGTGCGGAGACCTTTGCAGATGGTGTTCCACGGGAAGGCTTGTCTCGGCAGCACGTATTGACTCGCATTGGAGTCATGTCTCTTGTTCGCAAAAAG GTGCAGGAGTTTGAACATATCAATGGGAAATACAGCACCCCAGACCTCATCCCGGAGGGTGCAGAAGTGAAGAAGCTTTTGGAGGGCCTTTCGTCAGACCCCAATACCCCAGTGCCTGCGAGCCCTGCTGCTACCCAGCCAGGAACCCCCCTTTCAGCTG AAAAACCTGAAGGATCGTTAGGACCAGCAGAGGAGAAGGAGCAAGCAGAGCAGGAAGGAAAAAAGATGCCAGAACAGGAG ATTCCCACAAGCAGCGAGTCGTCTCCTGGTACAGAGAAACCCACGGAAACGGAAGAAAGTAAAGACAATTTAAAGGAGGACAGCGTCACACCAGAATGTGAAAAGCAAGAGCCAGGAGCAGAGCATCCAGATGTCAAAG GGGAGACTCTCAAGGACAGTGAAAGGTATACTGACAGGTTAGAAGGTGACCACGTGCAGAGCAGAAATGATGAGAAAGAACCAAGAGCAG AGGAGGAGGAGCCCTTGAAGGCCGAAGAGTCTCTTGAAAGTCTACAGAATGGTGAGAAGGAGGTGAAGGAAGATGACGACGTCAGGAAAGATGAGAAGAACGGCAAGATCAAGTTCATGTTTAACATCGCGGATGGTGGATTTACAG AGCtgcacacattatggcagaatgagGAACGCGCAGCCATCTCTTCAGGGAAAATATACGATATCTGGCATCGACGACACGACTACTGGCTCCTAGCAGGGATTGTCAC GCATGGGTATGCCCGCTGGCAGGATATCCAGAATGACCCTCGTTACACCATTTTAAATGAGCCGTTCAAGTCTGAGGTACACAAAGGCAACTATctggaaatgaaaaataaatttctcGCACGTAGATTTAAG CTCCTAGAGCAAGCCCTGGTGATTGAGGAGCAGCTAAGAAGAGCCGCCTACCTCAACATGACACAGGATCCCAGCCATCCGGCAATGGCGCTAAATGCCCGCTTCTCCGAGGTAGAATGCTTGGCCGAAAGCCACCAGCACCTGTCTAAGGAATCCCTGGCTGGGAACAAACCAGCCAATGCAGTACTGCATAAAG TTCTTAACCAGCTGGAGGAGCTCCTCAGTGACATGAAGGCCGACGTGACTCGTCTGCCGTCCATGCTGTCCCGGATCCCACCCGTAGCAGCCCGTCTTCAGATGTCTGAACGAAGTATTCTGAGTCGCCTGACCAACCGTAGCAATGAGCCGACCCCGCAG CCTTTCACTCAAGGGTCATATGGGTGCTCACAGATGTATGGCAACAGCTTTGGCCCCAATTTCCAGAGCTCTGCTGCAGGTGGGATTGTCAATTACAGCCAGATGCCTCTGGGCCCCTATGTGGCAG CTTCTGCCAACGGGCCACCCCAGGCCCACTCGGAGAAGAAGCCCTGTGAGTTGGTAAAGGAGAGCAGCATGGCTGAACGCAAAGGGGGAAAGGCCAGTGATGTTATTTGCATTGAAGACTAG